DNA sequence from the Juglans microcarpa x Juglans regia isolate MS1-56 chromosome 5S, Jm3101_v1.0, whole genome shotgun sequence genome:
GAAGTTAAGGTTTAGGCTTTAGTCAAAGTCATTGGACAGGTTAATACACGATTAGAGTATTAatctaaaatcaaaataataatataatactaaatattttaataataatttttttatattttacaaatatacttcacatattaattaataatttaatttttacttaaaattattatttctcaactatttttttcatcaacttAATTATTCAATAGTaatcattgaaaatatttttagagtaaaatattattatagaaatGAATCGTAActgatcaaatttaaagaaatatatgaatttgttgtaattcaaaaatagaaaattttagagttttgattACTTCAATACAGATAACTTTTGAACTatttagccaaaatttgactagACACTATCAATGCTCTCATGGATTAAacagaacaataaaaaaattaactataagtTGTAACAATACAATACtgaattgagatttattttcattttaattatcgTTGTATCATAAGCTGTATAAAATTCTTGACGCGACGTGACATTATGTTCTTGTGGAATAAGAAAATATCCAAACTGTAAGTGAGCCCGTACAATTTATATATCCTGGGAGCCCATACAAAGAGCAAAGCCCATGTGAGTGAGCCTCTGAAAACAAGAACTGAGAGTAAAACGTTTTTGGGATCAGAAGAGAGTACAAGACATACTCAAGAGAATctccttttttattcatttgttaCAGCATCATTAAAGTTTACGATTCAttagagtaagtataaaatGTCTATCAGTGCCTGGTTTTAACTATAAACAGTTGCAAGTTGTCCAGCACCGGTTTGaccattacaaaaaaataatcatttttttttttatagtaacaACAGAGAAATAAAAGCAGGCCAGGGAATAAGCATAAGATGTGATCAGAGTTTCAAGATCTGGTACCATTTccttgagattgagaaaatgaagaagtgCGATCTCTGTGACTCTCCAGCCAATATTTACTGTGACTCTGATCAGGCTAGCCTTTGTTGGAACTGTGATGCTCAGGTTCATGGTGCAAACTTCCTGGTGGCTAAGCATTCCAGAACCCTTCTTTGCCATGTCTGTCAGTCTTTTACGCCCTGGAATGGCTCCGGCCCCAAGCTCGGTCCTACCATTTCTGCCTGTGAAAGTTGTGTCAATAGCAATGCTCAAAACGAGGCAGGAAATGAAGGAAACGACCGTGATAATGATCATGGCgatgctggtggtggtggtgatgatgaTCGACCCCATAGAGAAGCTTACACTGAGGAAGATGACGATGAcgatgacgacgacgacgacgacgacgacgatgaTGGTCATAGGGATGAGGATCAAGGAGGTGTTTATGAAGACGATGAAGAAAATCAAGTAGTCCCATTATCTTCTACGCCGCCTCCCCCAGCCTCAAGTTCTGCAACGAGAAGAGGGCTTTCCTGATACAAGA
Encoded proteins:
- the LOC121267801 gene encoding zinc finger protein CONSTANS-LIKE 1-like, which gives rise to MKKCDLCDSPANIYCDSDQASLCWNCDAQVHGANFLVAKHSRTLLCHVCQSFTPWNGSGPKLGPTISACESCVNSNAQNEAGNEGNDRDNDHGDAGGGGDDDRPHREAYTEEDDDDDDDDDDDDDDDGHRDEDQGGVYEDDEENQVVPLSSTPPPPASSSATRRGLS